One window from the genome of Nomascus leucogenys isolate Asia chromosome 12, Asia_NLE_v1, whole genome shotgun sequence encodes:
- the AIM2 gene encoding interferon-inducible protein AIM2 isoform X2, with the protein MSPAASAAIRNDVAKQRAAPKVSPHVKPEQKQMVVQQESIREGFQKGCLPVMVLKAMKPFTFETQEGKQEMFHATVATEKEFFLVKVFNTLLKDKFIPKRIIIISRYYRHSGFLEVNSTSRVLDAESDQKVNVPLNIIRKAGETPKISTLQTQPLGTIVNGLFVVQKVTEKKKNVLFDLSDNTGKMEVLVIRNEDAMKCKEGDKVRLTFFTLSKNGEKLQLTSGVHSTIKVIKAKKKNREK; encoded by the exons ATGAGTCCTGCTGCATCTGCAGCCATCAGAAATGATGTCGCAAAGCAACGTGCTGCACCAAAAGTCTCTCCTCATGTTAAG CCTGAACAGAAACAGATGGTGGTCCAGCAGGAATCTATCAGAGAAGGGTTTCAGAAAGGCTGTTTGCCAGTTATGGTACTGAAAGCAATGAAGCCCTTCACGTTTGAGACCCAAGAAGGCAAGCAAGAGATGTTTCATGCTACAGTGGCTACAGAAAAAGAATTCTTCCTTGTAAAAGTTTTTAATACACTGCTAAAAGATAAATTCATTCCAAAGAGAATAATTATAATATCAAGATATTATCGGCACAGTGGTTTCTTAGAGGTAAATAGCACCTCACGTGTGTTAGATGCTGAATCTGACCAAAAGGTTAATGTCCCGCTGAACATTATCAGAAAAGCTGGTGAAACCCCGAAGATCAGCACGCTTCAAACTCAGCCCCTCGGAACAATTGTGAATGGTTTGTTTGTAGTCCAGAAG gtaacagaaaagaagaaaaacgtaTTATTTGACCTAAGTGACAACACTGGGAAAATGGAAGTACTGGTGATTAGAAACGAGGACGCAATGAAATGTAAGGAAGGAGATAAGGTTCGACTTACATTCTTCACACTgtcaaaaaatggagaaaaactaCAGCTGACATCTGGAGTTCATAGCACCATAAAG GTTAttaaggccaaaaaaaaaaacagagagaaataa